ATGCTCTCCACCAAGATGATGCCCGCCGTGGGCGCGCTGGTGCCCATCTACGTGCTGGCGCAGAAGAGCCAACTGCTCGATACGCAGCTCGCGCTGATCATCGTGTTCGCGCTGTCCAACCTGCCCATCATGGTCTGGATGCTGTACTCGCACTTCAAGGACATCCCGCGTGAGATTTTGGAAGCCGCACGCATGGACGGGGCCACGCTGTGGCAAGAGGTGCGCCTGGTGCTGCTGCCGCTGGGCATGGGCGGGCTCGCGTCCACCGGCCTCTTGTGCCTGGTGCTGTCATGGAACGAGGCCTTCTGGAGCCTGAACCTGAGCGCCGCCAAGGCGGGCACGCTGGCCACGCTGATCGCGTCGTACTCCAGCCCCGAGGGTCTGTTTTGGGCCAAGTTGTCTGCGGCTTCGCTGATGGCCATTGCGCCCATCGTGGTGTTTGGCTGGTTCAGCCAGAAGCAGCTCGTCCAAGGTCTTACGTTCGGCGCGGTCAAGTAAAGCGCAGCGTTCATCTCCCCCGTTTTCAAGCATTCAGGAACCCGATTCCATGGCCTACCTTCAACTGCGCGGCATCGAGAAATTCTTTGGCGAACACCGCGCCATCAAGGGCATCGACCTCTCCATCCAGAAGGGCGAGTTCATCGTCTTTGTCGGCCCCTCGGGCTGCGGCAAGTCCACGCTGCTGCGGTTAATTGCAGGGCTGGAGCACATCGACGGTGGCACGCTGATGCTGGACGGCCGCGACATCACCGACCAGCCGTCGAGCAAGCGCGACCTGGCCATGGTGTTCCAAAGCTATGCGCTGTACCCGCACATGAGCGTGTACGAGAACATGAGCTTCGCGCTCAAGCTGGCCAAGGTGGACAAACAGGTGATCGATGAGAAGGTGCAGAACGCCGCGCGCATCCTCAACCTCACGCAGTACCTGCAGCGCACGCCCAAGGAGCTGTCGGGCGGCCAGCGCCAGCGTGTAGCCATCGGCCGCGCCATCGTGCGCGCGCCCAAAGTCTTCCTGTTCGACGAGCCACTGTCCAACCTCGACGCAGCGCTGCGCGGCCAGACGCGCGTGGAGATCGCCAAGCTGCACCGCGACCTGGGCGCCACCACCATCTATGTGACCCACGACCAGGTCGAGGCCATGACGCTGGCCGACCGTGTGGTGGTGTTGCGCGACGGCATTATCGAGCAGGTGGGCACGCCCCTAGAGCTGTACGACCGGCCCGCCAACCAGTTCGTGGCCCAGTTCATCGGCACGCCGCAGATGAACGTGGTGCCCCTGCCGCAGCTGCCACCGCCCGTGCAGCAGCAGGCGCCGGAAGGCGCGATGGGCGGCGCCATTGGCCTGCGCCCGGAGAACATCACGGTGCGCAACACCGGCGCAACGCCGGTGCCGGGCCAGGTGGACCTGGTGGAAGCGCTGGGCGCCGAAACCCTGATCTACGTGAGCACCCCCGGCGGAGCGCAGTTTGTGGCCCGCCAGAACGACCGCACAGGCCTGCGCGCGGGCGATGCGGTGAGCCTGGACATCGATGCCTCACAAGCCCACTGGTTCGACCCCCAAGGCCGCGTGGTGGCCCGGCAGGCTGCATGATGGTCATGAGCCTGCAATACCCACTCCAAGGCAAGGTGGCGGCCATCACTGGCGCGGCTTCTGGCATCGGTTTTGCCAGCGCCCAGGCCATGGCCAATGCGGGCGCACGCGTGGTGCTGATCGACCGCGACGAGGCCGCGCTGGCCAAGGCCTGCGCGGCCATTGGCGAACGCGCTTCGCCGCTGGTGCTCGATCTGCTGGATGCCCGGCAGTGCGCCAGCCTGCTGCAGCGCGCGTTGGCCATTGCAGGACCGCTGGACATCTTTCATGCCAACGCGGGGCTGTATGTGGGCGGCGATCTCGTCGATGCCGACCCTGACGCCATCGACCGCATGCTGCAGCTCAATGTCAATGTGGTGATGAAGAACGTGCACAACGTGCTGCCCCACATGATCGAGCGCGGCACGGGCGACATCATCGTGACCAGCTCGCTGGCCGCGCATTTCCCCACGCCGTGGGAGCCCGTCTATGCGTCGTCCAAGTGGGCGGTCAACTGCTTTGTGCAGACCGTGCGCCGCCAGGTGTTCAAGCACGGCATCCGCGTGGGCTCCATCTCGCCCGGGCCTGTCATCACCTCGCTGCTGGCCGACTGGCCCGCAGAAAAGCTCGCCGAGGCCAAGGCCAGCGGCAGCCTGATCGAGGCCTCTGAAGTGGCCGAGGTGGTGCTGTTCATGCTCACCCGCCCACGCGGCATGACCATCCGCGACGTCGTGATGATGCCCACGAATTTTGATCTTTAGAAACCCGCTGTCACGCACCATGAATTTCATCCTGCATCTGGGCCTGGGCTCCTTTCACCGTGCCCACCAGGCCGTCTACGTTCACCAGCTGCGCCAGCAAGGTGACACGGGGTGGGCCATCGCGGGCGGCAACCTGCGCCCCGACATGGCCGACACCATCGCTGCCCTGCAGGCGCAGGGTGGCCGCTACACGCTGGAGACGGTCACGCCCCAGGGCGATAGCAGCTACACCGTCATCGAGTCCATTCAGCGCGTGATTCCTTACCAGGACGATCTGGCCCCGCTGATTGCCATGGGTGCCGACCCCGCCACACGCATCATCAGCTTCACGGTGACCGAGGCAGGCTACTACCTCGACGCGAAAAACCAGCTCGACTGGCCCACCTTTGCCGACCTGCGCGCCGACCTCGCGGCAGTCAAGGCAGGCCAAGCGGGCCACACCATTTACGGCGGCCTGGTCAGCATCCTGCGCGCGCGCATGGCTGCGGGTGCGGGCCCCGTGACGCTGATGAACTGCGACAACCTGCGCCACAACGGCGAGCGGTCGCGTGGCGGCCTGTTGCAGTTCATCGACGCCCTGGGCGACGCGCCGTTGAAAGGCTGGGTGGAGCAGAACACCACCAGCCCCAACGCCATGGTGGACCGCATCACGCCGCGCCCCACACCCGATGTGGCCGAGCGCGTGCGCGCCGCCACCGGCTGGGACGACAAGGCCGCGCTCATGGGCGAGAGCTTCATCCAGTGGGTCATCGAAGACGACTTCATCGCCGGCCGTCCTGCGTGGGAGACGGTGGGCGTGGAGATGGTGCAATCAGTGCAGGCTCACGAAGAGGCCAAGATCCGCCTGCTCAACGCCACCCACAGCTGCATTGCCTGGGCGGGCACGCTGGCGGGCTACCAGTACATCCACGAAGGCACGCACGATGCCTCCATCCGCCAGATGGCCTACGACTACGTGACCGATGATGCGATCCCCGTGTTGCTGCCGTGCCCTATCGACCTCGCGCGCTACCGCGACGTGGTGCTGGACCGCTTTGGCAACCCCGCCATTGCCGACACCAACCAGCGCGTGGCGATGGACGCGTTCTCCAAGATCCCCGGCATGATTGCGCCCACCATCCGCGACAAGCTGGCGCGCAGTGCGTCGTTTGACAGCGTCGCCATGCTGCCCGCACTGTTCCTGGCCTACCTGCAGCGCTGGCATGCGGGGCAGATCCCCTACACCTACCAAGACCAGGCCATGGACCCGGCCGTGGCACACGCCATCTGCGAGGCCGCGGACCCTGTTGCTGCCTTCGCGGCCGACACGACCCTGTGGGGCGAGATGGCCCACCGCCCCGAGCTGGTGGACACCCTGCGCAAAGCCTATGCCCGCGTGCTGGCCTTTGTGGCGCAGCGGACAGGCGCCTGATGCTGGTGTAACTTCGGCCCACCCACTGCCATGACCGTGAAAACGCCCATCGCCCCGCGCCAGACCAAGCCCGAGCTGGAGCACGACTATGTGCGCTCGCCCGCGCTGGGCTACGAGCCGCCCGAGACGGCCGGCTTCATCCGCTGTCTGTCGCACGGTTTTCCCACGCCGCTGGCGCGTTGGCACTACCACGACGAGTACGAGCTGCACCTGATCACCGCCACCTCGGGCAAGGTGTTTGTGGGCGACTGGATCGGGCAGTTCCAGCCCGGCCAGCTGGTGCTGACCGGCCCGCGCCTGCCGCACAACTGGATCAGCATGGACCTGCCCGAAGGCGGTGTGCCGCTGCGCGACCTGGTGATCCAGTTCTCGCACGCGCCGCTGGTCGCCAGCAGCGAAAGCATCCCTGAGCTGCGCGAGGTGCTGCCGCTGCTGGAGCGCGCACGCCACGGCATCGAGTTCTTCGGCATGGAGGCGCAGGCGCAGGAGCACTGGCACCGCATCAAGGCGCGCCAGGGCCTGGCACGGTTTGGCGCGTTCTGCGAGTTCTTGAGCGACTTGGCGCGCTGCACCGACTTTCGCCTGCTGTCGAGCACGCAGCTGCAAAGCGAGGACGACGACACCCAGCTGGACCAGATCAACGCCATCGTGAGCCGCATCACCGACCATCTGGCAGAGCCGCTGTCGGCCGCCGACCTGGCGCAGGAGCTGGGCATGACGGAGAGCCGTTTTTCTCGCTTCTTCCGCCGGGCCACGGGCAACACCTTCACCGACTTTGTGAACCTGGTGCGCGTGAACCGCGCGTGCCAGCTGCTGATGGAGACCGAGCGCTACATCACGCACATTGCGTATGACGTGGGGTTCAACAACATGGCCAACTTCAACCGCCGCTTTCTGGACATCAAGGGCATGACGCCCAGCGAGTACCGCAAGCAGGGCGCCGGAAGGTTTGGCAAGACCTCCTGAGTCCAGCAGGTATAGCCTTATGGATGAGGCGTCCCTGCTTGTGGACTCCCGGCCTGCAGCCCGTCAGACGCACTGCGCAGGGCTTGCGCTTTCACTGTGAATCACTGACATCGGTCCATCTCCCATGTACCTCGGAATCGATTTGGGCACCTCGGGTGTCAAGCTCCTGCTGCTGGACGACGCGCAAGCCGTGGTCGCCACGGCCGATGCGGCCGTGCCCCAGCACCGCCCCCAGCCCACCTGGAGCGAACAGCACCCGTCCGACTGGTGGGCGGCGGTGGAAGCCGCCGTGGCGCAGCTGCGTGCCCAGGTGCCCGTTGCGTGGGCGCAGGTGCGGGGCATCGGCCTCTCGGGCCACATGCATGGCGCCGTGGTGCTGGGCGCGCAGGGCCAGGTGCTGCGCCCAGCCATCCTGTGGAACGATGGCCGCGCCAGCGCCGAATGTGCGCAGCTGGAAGGCTCCGTGCCCACCTCACGCCAGATCACCGGCAACCTCGCCATGCCCGGCTTCACTGCGCCCAAGTTGCTCTGGCTGCGCACCCACGAGCCCGCCGTGTTTGACCAGATCCGCACTGTGCTGCTACCCAAGGACTGGCTGCGCCTGCAGCTCACCGGTGATGCAATGAGCGACATGTCCGACGCATCGGGCACGCTGTGGCTGGACGTGCAGGCCCGCGCTTGGAGCCCGGCCATGCTGCAGGCCTGCGGGCTCGATACATCGCACATGCCCGCGCTGGCCGAGGGCAGTGCGCCCACGGGCGCGCTGCGCAGCGATGTGGCACGCCGCTGGGGGCTGGGTGGCAATATCGTCGTGGCTGCTGGCGCGGGCGACAACGCCGCCAGTGCCGTGGGCGTGGGCGCCCGCACTGCAGGGCAGGGTTTTGTGTCGCTGGGCACCTCGGGTGTGGTCTTTCGCGTGACGGACGCTTTTGCGCCCGCCACCGAGCGTGCTGTGCACGCCTTTGCCCACGCGCTGCCGCAGCGCTGGCACCACATGGCGGTCATGCTCAGCGCGGCCAGTGCGTTTGGCTGGGTCACGCGGCTCACAGGGCGCAGCGACGAGGCGCAACTGTCGGACGCGGTGGGCGCCCTCAGCACCGCCCGCCAGGCACAGGCGCCGCTGTTTTTGCCGTACCTGAGCGGCGAGCGCACGCCGCACAACAACGCGGCTGCCACCGGCGTTTTCATGGGCCTGCGCGCCGAGCACGAAGCTGCCGACCTGGCCTATGCGGTGATGGAAGGTGTGGGCTTTGGTTTGCTGGATGGCCTCAATGCGATGCGTGCCGCTGGGGCCAGGCAGGGCAGTGCATCGGGTGATGTTGGCGCAGCCCTGGCCCTGGTCGGTGGCGGTGCCCGCAGCAACCCCTGGGCGCAGTTGCTGGCCAGTGCGCTGGGCACTCCACTGCAGCGCCCGCAGGGGGCACATGCTGCAGCGGCGCTCGGCGCCGCGCGCCTGGCGGCGATGGCCTGCGGTGGTGATGAAGCCCACTGGTGCCAACCCCTGCCCGCAGACGCCACCTTCGTGCCGCAGCCTGCGCAACAAGCCCTGCTGACCGAGCGCTATGCCCGCTTTGTGGCGCTGTACCCGGCGCTGCAATCGCAGTTCTGATCTGCTGCCTAACAAGCCACCATGACTTCTGCACCCAACACCTCTACCGCTACGACGCCTATCCACGCTGCCATCGCCGGCGAGGCCCTCATCGACCTCATCCGCCGCGCTGATGGCAGCTACCTGCCATGCCTGGGCGGCGCGCTCTACAACCTGTGTCGTGCGCTGGCCCGGCAGGGTGTGGGCACGCAGTACCTCAACCCTTTGTCGCGCGACCGCTTTGGCCGTGAGCTGGCGGCGCAGTTGGTGGCCGACGGCGTGGTGCTGGCCCAGCCAGAGCCTGTGCAGCAAGTCACCTCACTGGCCGTGGTCAACCTCGATGCACACGGCCATCCCGATTACGCCTTCTACCGCGAAGGCGTGGCAGACCGTGCCGTGTCCGCCGCAGGCCTGGGCGACAGCTGCGCCGCCTTGCCCGCACTGCAGCTGGTCTGCACCGGCGCGCTGGCACTCGACGCGCGCGACACGGACATCTATCTGCCGTGGCTGGCCGCCCAGCGCGCCGCAGGCCGCTGTGTGGTGGCCGATGCCAACCTGCGCCCCTCGGTCATGCCCGACCTGCCAGCCTACCGCTCCGCGGTGCACGCCGCACTGGCCCACGCCCACATCATCAAGGCCAGCGACGAAGACCTGGAGCATCTGGCCGTGCCGGGTGCGGATGCCTTGGCCCGCGCACAGCACCTGCTCGCCGCCAACCCGCAGGCCCACCTGCTCGCGCTGACCCTGGGCGCGGAAGGCGCCTGGCTGCTGCACCGCAACGGCGCGCAGTGTTTTGCCAAAGAGGCCCATCCGCTGCAGGTGGTGGACACCGTGGGCGCAGGCGACAGCTTTCTGGCCGGGTTGCTGGCGCATTTGCTGCGGCAGTCGCAGGCCGCCGGGCTTGCGAGTTTTGCGCAGTTTGTGGACGGGCTGACGGCCGACGCCTGCCAGCAGGCGCTGCGCCATGCGCTGGCCAGCGCCAGCCTGTGTGTGATGGAGCAGGGCTGCGTGCCGCCGGGCTGGGCGGCTGCACGCGCATGGAGCGAGCAGCATCCCGCCGCCCAAGACCCGCACTGACATGGGGCTTGTGTTCGCCCCCCTGGGAGCGGCATGTCTATGATCAAACATCGTCAATTCGCCGGGGATGCCCATGACTGATCTTGTGGTTGCGGTGTTGTGGTCGGCAGTGGATGTGCTGCTGATAGCCACCGGCGCACTGCTGGTGCGTGCGCTCAGCCTGGGGCGCTGGCGCACGGAAGATGCGCGCAACAGGGAAGCCCGCATGTTTGCTCCCGCCGGGGCATTGTCGTTTCGGCGCGATGGTCAACGCGTGGTGACTGCGACCGGGGTGTACATCGCGGGATCCGCGTTTTATGCCGTGCTGGCGGTGTTGCTGGTTGGTCTGTCGCGGGCCGCATCGGCATGACGCCCGCCGACGCTGCCGCCGAAACCCTTTGCATCATGCCTGTGGGGGCAGACGCAGCCGAGGCCGCGTGCACGGTCACCCGCCAGTCCATCACCCAGTGCTGCGTGCTCGACCATGCCAACGACGCCGCCATTCTGACAGCCTGGCTGGCCAACAAGACGCCCGAGAACCTGGCCGTGTGGATGGCTGCGCCGGGTGCTGCGGCATGGGGCGCATACCGGGGCGACACGATGGTGGGCTTTGCGCTGCGGGCGCAGGCCACGCTGGCGCTGTGCTACGTGGTGCCGGAGGCATTGCATCGGGGGGTAGGGCGTGCGTTGCTGCAGCACGTTGAGGCCTACGCCCGCGATGTGGGGCTCGCCACGCTGGACCTGGAGAGCACGCGCACGGCAGAGCCTTTTTACCGTCGCCACGGCTACGTGCCGCATGGCGTGGCGCAAACGTGGGGCGGGCTGCAGGCGCAGCCCATGCGCAAGGTGTTGTGACGTCACCTTGTCTGCGGCGGCGTCAACCCTCGGGTCACGGGCGAGTTAGCGAGTTTTATAGCAAAAAGAGCCTCTGGCGCTCAATCTGTATGCGCTAGTAGCTCTCAATTTAATAGCAATTGGTACCCTCACCCCCGACGCTCCTCACACATCAGTACGCACCCGGTGGCCCTGGTTGTCGTTCATTTCCAGAATCCACCACTGAGCCCCTGTGTTCTTGTCGATGAAGCGCATGTGCGAGGCGATATTGGCGAGCGTCGGGCTGTCAAGGCGGAGCAGGCGCTGCACATAGTCCACCACGTCGTTGGCCACCTGGGTGAATTCAAAACCGTCGTGGTCAAACTCGAACACCCGCCCGGCGCACTCGCCATCGGTCGCCATCAGGATGTAGTTACCCGAATGCGGCGTTTCGCCAATCACCAGGCAGTGCGCAATCCAGTCGGGCAGGATCTCTTCGCGTTCTTCGTCACTCAGGTGCTCCGTCCAGCCCTCAAACGCCTCTTGCAGTGTGGGCCATTCAGCGGGCGGGGCGATGTAGCGGGCGGCATCGCCGGTGTTGGCGTCGTGGTACAGCAAAACGCCGCCCATCGTGGCGTAGAACGCTGGTAACTGGCCCACGTCGGGCAGTGGCGCAGCCAGCGCTGCTGGCGGCTGCATGTGGTGCTGGAAGTTCACCGTTTTGGTTTCTTGCGGCTTGTTGATGCGCTCGCAGAGGAAGGTACCGGTGTGTTCGGCAATGGCGCGGTGCAGGTCGGGCAGGGTCATCGCAGGTCCTTGGGGCGGCGGTCAGAGTTCTTGGGCATACACGATGAAGCCATGGTGCTTGGCCAGCTTGTCGTACAGCTGGCGCCCGGCGGTGTTGCTTTCATGGGTTTGCCAGTACACGCGCGACGACTTTGCGGCGCGCGCTGAGTCGTACACCGCTTCGATCAGCGCCCGCCCCACACCACGGCCGCGCGCGGCTTCGCGGGTGAACAGGTCGCTGAGGTAGCACACGGGCTCGATGCGCGTCATGCTGCGGTGAAACACGTAGTGCGTGAGGCCCAGCAGCTCGCCGCCGGCATCGTCCTGCGCCACCAGGCAGAACATGGGCTCTGCCGCGTCATGAAACCTCTGCCAGGTGGCTTGCGTGATGTGCTCCGGCAGCGCGGTGGCGCCAAAGCGGCCATAGAACGCGTTGTAGCCGTCCCAGAGCGGGCGCCATGCGGCGTAGTCCTCGGTTTGAGCCGGGCGCACGGTCACAGCAGTGGTCATGGGTCAGCTTTCTGTGGGTTTACTGCAGTACGCGCTTCGGGTTCATGATGCACTGCGGGTCCAGCGCCTGCTTGATGGCGCGCATCATGCCAAGCGCCACGGGCGACTGGTACTTGGCGAGCTTGTCGGCCTTGAGTTCGCCAATGCCATGCTCGGCCGAGAACGAGCCGCCAAACTCGGCCACGGCCTCGTACACCAGGTGGTTCACATGCGCCTCGTGCTCGCGCAGGAAGGCCTTGGGGTCGCCTTCTGCCGGTGCCTGCACGTTGTAGTGCAGGTTGCCGTCGCCCAGGTGGCCGAAGTTGACCAGGCGCACGCCGGGGATCTCGCGCTGCAGCACCGCGTCGGTGTGGGCCACAAAGGCGGGGATGCGCGAGATCTGCACCGAGATGTCGTGCTTGATGTTCAGGCCCTCTTCGGCCTGGGCGAGGGGAATGCTCTCGCGGATGTGCCACAGCTGGTGCGCCTGTGTGAGGTTCTCGGCCACCACGGCGTCGGTCACGCAGCCCATTTCAAACGCGGTCTCCAGCAGCGACTCGAATCGAGCGCGGGCGTGCTCTTCGGATTCGCTGTCGGAGTTTTCGAGCAGCACACACCACGGCGCGTTGTCGTCGCCCAAGAAGGGCACACGCAGCTGCGGCATGTGTTTGCCCACCAGGCTCAGCGCAAACTGGCCCATCACCTCAAAGCCCGTGAGGCCCGCGCCCAGCTGCTTGTGTGCCAGACCCAGCAAAGCCACAGCGTGTTCCATCGATGGCACAGCCGCCCACGCGGTGAGGTTGGCGGCGGGCTGGGGGTAGAGCTTCATCGTCGCGGCGGTGATGATGCCCAGCGTGCCCTCGCTGCCGATGAAAAGGTCACGCAGGTCGTAGCCGGTGTTGTCCTTGCGCAGGCCCTTGAGGCCGTCCCACACCTCGCCCAGCGGCGTGACGACTTCGAGGCCCAGGCACAGGTCGCGCGCATTGCCGTAGCGCACCACCTGTGTGCCGCCCGCATTGGTGCCCAGGTTGCCGCCGATGGTGCAGCTGCCTTCGGCCGCGAGGCTCAGGGGGAAGAGCACGCCAGCCTTCTCCGCCTCGTCCTGCAGGTTCTGCAGGATGCAGCCCGCTTCCACGGTCATGGTCAGGTTGTCGGTGTCCA
Above is a window of Acidovorax sp. KKS102 DNA encoding:
- a CDS encoding carbohydrate ABC transporter permease, producing the protein MTVRRRSQFPLGLLALRTAAAWAVALLLVFPLAWLFLTAFKTELQAIAVPPLFVFTPTLENFHEVQERSDYLLYAKNSVITSVLSTVLGLMLAAPAAYAMAFFKGKYTKDILMWMLSTKMMPAVGALVPIYVLAQKSQLLDTQLALIIVFALSNLPIMVWMLYSHFKDIPREILEAARMDGATLWQEVRLVLLPLGMGGLASTGLLCLVLSWNEAFWSLNLSAAKAGTLATLIASYSSPEGLFWAKLSAASLMAIAPIVVFGWFSQKQLVQGLTFGAVK
- a CDS encoding ABC transporter ATP-binding protein; translated protein: MAYLQLRGIEKFFGEHRAIKGIDLSIQKGEFIVFVGPSGCGKSTLLRLIAGLEHIDGGTLMLDGRDITDQPSSKRDLAMVFQSYALYPHMSVYENMSFALKLAKVDKQVIDEKVQNAARILNLTQYLQRTPKELSGGQRQRVAIGRAIVRAPKVFLFDEPLSNLDAALRGQTRVEIAKLHRDLGATTIYVTHDQVEAMTLADRVVVLRDGIIEQVGTPLELYDRPANQFVAQFIGTPQMNVVPLPQLPPPVQQQAPEGAMGGAIGLRPENITVRNTGATPVPGQVDLVEALGAETLIYVSTPGGAQFVARQNDRTGLRAGDAVSLDIDASQAHWFDPQGRVVARQAA
- a CDS encoding SDR family oxidoreductase, encoding MSLQYPLQGKVAAITGAASGIGFASAQAMANAGARVVLIDRDEAALAKACAAIGERASPLVLDLLDARQCASLLQRALAIAGPLDIFHANAGLYVGGDLVDADPDAIDRMLQLNVNVVMKNVHNVLPHMIERGTGDIIVTSSLAAHFPTPWEPVYASSKWAVNCFVQTVRRQVFKHGIRVGSISPGPVITSLLADWPAEKLAEAKASGSLIEASEVAEVVLFMLTRPRGMTIRDVVMMPTNFDL
- the dalD gene encoding D-arabinitol 4-dehydrogenase, producing the protein MNFILHLGLGSFHRAHQAVYVHQLRQQGDTGWAIAGGNLRPDMADTIAALQAQGGRYTLETVTPQGDSSYTVIESIQRVIPYQDDLAPLIAMGADPATRIISFTVTEAGYYLDAKNQLDWPTFADLRADLAAVKAGQAGHTIYGGLVSILRARMAAGAGPVTLMNCDNLRHNGERSRGGLLQFIDALGDAPLKGWVEQNTTSPNAMVDRITPRPTPDVAERVRAATGWDDKAALMGESFIQWVIEDDFIAGRPAWETVGVEMVQSVQAHEEAKIRLLNATHSCIAWAGTLAGYQYIHEGTHDASIRQMAYDYVTDDAIPVLLPCPIDLARYRDVVLDRFGNPAIADTNQRVAMDAFSKIPGMIAPTIRDKLARSASFDSVAMLPALFLAYLQRWHAGQIPYTYQDQAMDPAVAHAICEAADPVAAFAADTTLWGEMAHRPELVDTLRKAYARVLAFVAQRTGA
- a CDS encoding AraC family transcriptional regulator encodes the protein MTVKTPIAPRQTKPELEHDYVRSPALGYEPPETAGFIRCLSHGFPTPLARWHYHDEYELHLITATSGKVFVGDWIGQFQPGQLVLTGPRLPHNWISMDLPEGGVPLRDLVIQFSHAPLVASSESIPELREVLPLLERARHGIEFFGMEAQAQEHWHRIKARQGLARFGAFCEFLSDLARCTDFRLLSSTQLQSEDDDTQLDQINAIVSRITDHLAEPLSAADLAQELGMTESRFSRFFRRATGNTFTDFVNLVRVNRACQLLMETERYITHIAYDVGFNNMANFNRRFLDIKGMTPSEYRKQGAGRFGKTS
- the xylB gene encoding xylulokinase yields the protein MYLGIDLGTSGVKLLLLDDAQAVVATADAAVPQHRPQPTWSEQHPSDWWAAVEAAVAQLRAQVPVAWAQVRGIGLSGHMHGAVVLGAQGQVLRPAILWNDGRASAECAQLEGSVPTSRQITGNLAMPGFTAPKLLWLRTHEPAVFDQIRTVLLPKDWLRLQLTGDAMSDMSDASGTLWLDVQARAWSPAMLQACGLDTSHMPALAEGSAPTGALRSDVARRWGLGGNIVVAAGAGDNAASAVGVGARTAGQGFVSLGTSGVVFRVTDAFAPATERAVHAFAHALPQRWHHMAVMLSAASAFGWVTRLTGRSDEAQLSDAVGALSTARQAQAPLFLPYLSGERTPHNNAAATGVFMGLRAEHEAADLAYAVMEGVGFGLLDGLNAMRAAGARQGSASGDVGAALALVGGGARSNPWAQLLASALGTPLQRPQGAHAAAALGAARLAAMACGGDEAHWCQPLPADATFVPQPAQQALLTERYARFVALYPALQSQF
- a CDS encoding PfkB family carbohydrate kinase; protein product: MTSAPNTSTATTPIHAAIAGEALIDLIRRADGSYLPCLGGALYNLCRALARQGVGTQYLNPLSRDRFGRELAAQLVADGVVLAQPEPVQQVTSLAVVNLDAHGHPDYAFYREGVADRAVSAAGLGDSCAALPALQLVCTGALALDARDTDIYLPWLAAQRAAGRCVVADANLRPSVMPDLPAYRSAVHAALAHAHIIKASDEDLEHLAVPGADALARAQHLLAANPQAHLLALTLGAEGAWLLHRNGAQCFAKEAHPLQVVDTVGAGDSFLAGLLAHLLRQSQAAGLASFAQFVDGLTADACQQALRHALASASLCVMEQGCVPPGWAAARAWSEQHPAAQDPH
- a CDS encoding GNAT family N-acetyltransferase; the encoded protein is MTPADAAAETLCIMPVGADAAEAACTVTRQSITQCCVLDHANDAAILTAWLANKTPENLAVWMAAPGAAAWGAYRGDTMVGFALRAQATLALCYVVPEALHRGVGRALLQHVEAYARDVGLATLDLESTRTAEPFYRRHGYVPHGVAQTWGGLQAQPMRKVL
- a CDS encoding SMI1/KNR4 family protein — encoded protein: MTLPDLHRAIAEHTGTFLCERINKPQETKTVNFQHHMQPPAALAAPLPDVGQLPAFYATMGGVLLYHDANTGDAARYIAPPAEWPTLQEAFEGWTEHLSDEEREEILPDWIAHCLVIGETPHSGNYILMATDGECAGRVFEFDHDGFEFTQVANDVVDYVQRLLRLDSPTLANIASHMRFIDKNTGAQWWILEMNDNQGHRVRTDV
- a CDS encoding GNAT family N-acetyltransferase; the protein is MTTAVTVRPAQTEDYAAWRPLWDGYNAFYGRFGATALPEHITQATWQRFHDAAEPMFCLVAQDDAGGELLGLTHYVFHRSMTRIEPVCYLSDLFTREAARGRGVGRALIEAVYDSARAAKSSRVYWQTHESNTAGRQLYDKLAKHHGFIVYAQEL
- a CDS encoding FAD-binding oxidoreductase, whose product is MTTLLDTLRTIVGPAHVLHEGDLTAWEQDWRRRVRGKALAVVRPANTQEVAAVVKACAAAGTAIVPQGGNTGLAVGSTPDDSGTQIVLSLTRMNAVRSVDTDNLTMTVEAGCILQNLQDEAEKAGVLFPLSLAAEGSCTIGGNLGTNAGGTQVVRYGNARDLCLGLEVVTPLGEVWDGLKGLRKDNTGYDLRDLFIGSEGTLGIITAATMKLYPQPAANLTAWAAVPSMEHAVALLGLAHKQLGAGLTGFEVMGQFALSLVGKHMPQLRVPFLGDDNAPWCVLLENSDSESEEHARARFESLLETAFEMGCVTDAVVAENLTQAHQLWHIRESIPLAQAEEGLNIKHDISVQISRIPAFVAHTDAVLQREIPGVRLVNFGHLGDGNLHYNVQAPAEGDPKAFLREHEAHVNHLVYEAVAEFGGSFSAEHGIGELKADKLAKYQSPVALGMMRAIKQALDPQCIMNPKRVLQ